The proteins below are encoded in one region of Sinorhizobium meliloti:
- a CDS encoding helix-turn-helix domain-containing protein: MAIGKLYIGRKVRDLRDGKRLTQGQFAERIGISTSYLNQIENNQRPVSAAVLLALAEKFQIDIAELSSGESDRLLSALSEALSDPLFETYSPSLQELKLVAQNAPGLAHALISCHQAYRRNSEQLASIDDTIGRGASFVETTPYEEVRDFFHFVDNYIHEIDTLAETLAGELGLGDGDNHAALATYLEARHGIRVVRGAAGDEAIRRFDPRARLLTLNPYAPAATRDFQLALQIAQMQAREEIDRVAGSAGFRTEEAYEICRIGLQNYFAGALILPYQPFLKAARDLRHDVELLAARFGASLEQVCHRLSTLQRPGQKGIPIFFARIDRAGNITKRHSAAKLQFARFGAACPLWNVHQAFETPGRIIRQLAETPDGVRYLCLATQITKGGGGYRAAHPRYALALGCEISYADAFVYADDMDLGNRAAYDPIGISCRICERTRCASRAVPPLKRKLIVDHDMRGALPYRLSES; this comes from the coding sequence CTCAACCAGATCGAGAATAATCAGCGTCCCGTATCGGCGGCGGTACTGCTGGCACTCGCGGAGAAGTTCCAGATCGACATCGCCGAGCTTTCTTCCGGCGAAAGCGACCGGCTTCTCTCGGCGCTGTCGGAGGCGCTGAGCGATCCCTTGTTCGAGACCTATTCGCCGAGCCTGCAGGAGCTGAAGCTCGTCGCCCAGAATGCGCCGGGGCTCGCCCATGCGCTGATCTCCTGCCACCAGGCCTATCGGCGCAACAGCGAGCAGCTCGCCAGCATCGACGACACGATCGGCCGCGGCGCTTCCTTCGTCGAGACGACGCCCTATGAAGAGGTGCGCGACTTCTTCCACTTCGTCGACAACTACATCCACGAGATCGACACGCTTGCCGAGACGCTCGCGGGTGAGCTCGGTCTCGGCGATGGCGACAACCACGCGGCCCTCGCCACCTATCTGGAAGCGCGCCACGGGATACGTGTCGTGCGCGGGGCAGCGGGCGACGAGGCGATCCGCCGTTTCGATCCCCGCGCCCGCCTACTCACGCTCAATCCTTACGCGCCGGCGGCGACGCGCGACTTCCAGCTCGCATTGCAGATCGCCCAGATGCAGGCCCGCGAGGAGATCGACCGTGTCGCGGGAAGCGCCGGCTTCCGCACCGAGGAAGCCTATGAGATCTGTCGAATCGGCCTGCAGAACTATTTCGCCGGCGCGCTGATCCTGCCCTACCAGCCGTTCCTGAAAGCCGCGCGCGATCTGCGCCACGACGTGGAGCTTCTTGCAGCCCGTTTCGGTGCCTCGCTGGAGCAGGTCTGTCATCGGCTTTCGACGCTGCAGCGGCCTGGGCAGAAAGGCATTCCGATCTTCTTCGCGCGGATCGACCGGGCCGGCAACATCACCAAGCGCCACAGCGCCGCCAAGCTGCAATTCGCCCGTTTCGGTGCGGCCTGTCCGCTCTGGAACGTGCACCAGGCCTTCGAGACGCCCGGCCGGATCATCCGCCAGCTTGCGGAGACGCCGGATGGCGTGCGCTATCTCTGCCTTGCGACCCAGATCACCAAAGGCGGCGGCGGCTACCGCGCCGCCCATCCCCGTTACGCCTTGGCGCTCGGCTGTGAAATCTCCTACGCCGACGCCTTCGTCTATGCGGACGACATGGACCTCGGCAACCGCGCCGCCTACGATCCGATCGGAATTTCCTGCCGCATCTGCGAGCGCACCAGATGCGCGAGCCGTGCGGTGCCGCCACTCAAGCGTAAGCTGATCGTCGACCATGACATGCGTGGCGCTCTGCCGTATCGTCTGAGTGAGAGCTGA